In one window of Poriferisphaera corsica DNA:
- a CDS encoding efflux RND transporter periplasmic adaptor subunit produces MNTNTSTSSSKIKRFGILFIVLIATGIIVWIATGSSNVGNASGSSVSEMKNEWFDVAKKSFDLTVVASGELAAKNQVEIKSEVEERLAIVEIVPEGKSVKKGDTLAKLESAKIEERIETEVLAVESAQTELTNSERNLEIEKNSAAASQKSDEVKLMMAKLDFEKWLNGDVPKKQRELALALEEAEYQLKRAERNLVSSQELYKEQFISLNELEDDELKLKKAKDSLVTANNNIDMYKKYTFPKEEEDMKTKVETAESSLQRTIDSNTSKLSRIEAELKSKERRLKIKETRLKELKEQLVNTTIIAPQDGLVVYGTSVGSRWSRQDPIKEGRQVRFNETIFVLPDTSIMVAKIKVHEAMLPQVKMDQEVQVTIDARPGEIVTGKITKIAVMAEEGSWMNPNLREYVVTVELPGDAGEGLKPAMRCNGTIIIGHVEDAIAIPVQAVWTEGRKHFVYTGPNQTGDVKTGRASETFVEITEGLADGDRVLLRNPTASGN; encoded by the coding sequence ATGAACACGAATACTTCCACATCGTCATCAAAAATCAAACGTTTTGGCATCCTCTTCATCGTACTGATTGCCACTGGCATCATTGTCTGGATAGCCACCGGCTCATCCAACGTTGGCAACGCATCTGGAAGCTCCGTCTCTGAGATGAAAAACGAATGGTTTGATGTTGCCAAAAAATCCTTCGACCTCACCGTGGTTGCCTCAGGTGAACTTGCCGCAAAAAATCAGGTCGAAATAAAGTCCGAAGTCGAAGAACGCCTCGCCATCGTCGAGATCGTTCCTGAAGGTAAATCTGTCAAGAAGGGTGACACCCTCGCGAAACTCGAATCCGCCAAAATCGAAGAGCGTATCGAAACCGAAGTCCTGGCCGTCGAGTCAGCGCAAACCGAGCTGACCAACTCGGAGCGTAATCTCGAAATCGAAAAGAACTCAGCAGCCGCGTCACAGAAAAGTGATGAAGTTAAGCTCATGATGGCTAAGCTCGACTTCGAAAAATGGCTCAACGGCGATGTGCCTAAAAAGCAACGTGAGCTCGCGCTCGCGCTCGAAGAAGCCGAATATCAACTCAAGCGTGCAGAGCGTAATCTGGTCTCCTCACAAGAGCTTTACAAAGAGCAGTTCATCTCACTCAATGAACTTGAAGATGACGAGCTGAAACTCAAAAAAGCGAAAGATTCGCTTGTTACAGCGAACAACAATATCGATATGTACAAAAAGTACACCTTCCCCAAAGAAGAAGAGGACATGAAGACTAAGGTTGAAACCGCCGAGTCTTCACTCCAAAGAACCATCGATTCTAACACCTCCAAACTCTCGCGCATTGAAGCTGAACTCAAGAGTAAAGAACGCCGTCTCAAAATCAAAGAAACACGCTTGAAAGAGCTCAAAGAGCAGCTTGTCAATACCACCATCATCGCACCTCAAGACGGCCTCGTTGTCTACGGCACATCCGTAGGCTCACGCTGGTCACGCCAAGACCCCATCAAGGAAGGCCGCCAAGTCCGTTTCAATGAAACCATCTTCGTCCTCCCTGATACATCCATCATGGTTGCCAAGATCAAAGTCCACGAAGCGATGCTCCCGCAAGTCAAGATGGATCAGGAGGTCCAAGTCACCATCGACGCTCGACCCGGCGAAATCGTCACCGGTAAGATTACAAAGATCGCTGTCATGGCAGAAGAGGGCAGCTGGATGAATCCCAACCTACGCGAGTATGTCGTCACAGTTGAACTGCCCGGCGATGCAGGTGAAGGACTCAAGCCTGCCATGCGTTGTAACGGCACCATCATCATTGGTCACGTCGAAGACGCTATCGCCATCCCCGTTCAGGCAGTTTGGACCGAAGGCCGCAAGCATTTCGTCTACACCGGCCCCAACCAGACGGGTGATGTTAAAACCGGTCGCGCTTCCGAGACATTCGTCGAAATCACCGAAGGGCTCGCTGATGGCGACCGTGTCCTGCTTCGCAATCCAACAGCTTCAGGCAATTAA
- a CDS encoding TolC family protein, with protein MSVRQFLYFPALTLAIASLYACTSAKPFSDLDWDAKEIISQNQKDILGRQAVTSPLNTDNLKSKSLNNDIYSKSPRTNNPDAHDLPVDKTDPNTDIISEASEKSIDPGKDATRLNLEDIIAYALENSPEYKNEKEGLYLQALSLITERHQWGPRFFSTLSGGISGTPEAGDHDLVADLVQDLRVTQKLPYGGDVSIKALVNYVNYLRSASDTADNQETQKSSLSVSFNLPLLRGAGLVAQESIIAAERSMIYAVRDFERFRRSFIVDLCTSYFNLLRQQQSIENSQRRLENLERLSRRFKMLAEKGREPFFQYERAQGQVLSGKSSLSNAIDSYQNALDNFKITIGMPTQEAAVIEPAEIVVPEPALKPIAAIQAAYEYRLDFQTQRDRVDDTRRRLKNTKNRLLPDLNLSGSVGLNSDPDIRKAGFQLDAGASTYNLGASLEIPLDRVSETADYRSALINLERAERNFRVQKDRIAQQVRSAIRDIKQARFSIQLQEQNVKITERRLTAVRLRERTLGPREVIDVLDELNDAREERDRAITNLRTSILSFLLTTGQMRVSPEGRWISPGQLRFDPQLPPIKEEPEAPPADLEAPVNDNFDPQLPPFEENTDQTVSPQTPS; from the coding sequence ATGTCTGTACGGCAATTCCTTTACTTCCCCGCCCTTACTCTAGCTATCGCCTCGCTCTATGCGTGTACTTCTGCCAAACCCTTCTCCGATCTCGACTGGGATGCGAAAGAGATCATTTCGCAAAACCAAAAAGATATCCTAGGCCGCCAAGCCGTCACCTCACCTCTTAACACAGACAACCTCAAAAGCAAGTCGCTGAATAACGATATCTACTCAAAGTCACCCCGCACAAACAACCCTGATGCTCATGATCTCCCTGTCGATAAAACCGATCCCAATACCGACATCATTAGCGAGGCTTCTGAAAAATCTATTGATCCCGGCAAAGATGCAACCCGTCTGAATCTCGAAGACATCATTGCCTATGCACTTGAAAATTCCCCCGAGTACAAAAACGAAAAAGAAGGCCTCTACCTTCAAGCACTCTCACTTATCACTGAACGTCATCAATGGGGCCCGCGTTTCTTCTCCACACTCTCAGGTGGAATTAGCGGCACACCCGAAGCCGGTGATCACGACCTCGTCGCCGATCTCGTCCAAGACCTCCGCGTCACGCAAAAACTCCCCTATGGCGGTGATGTCTCTATCAAAGCACTCGTCAACTACGTGAACTACCTCCGCTCAGCTTCCGACACCGCAGATAATCAGGAAACGCAAAAATCTTCACTTTCCGTCTCATTCAACCTCCCGCTTCTACGCGGTGCAGGTCTCGTCGCTCAAGAATCAATCATCGCTGCAGAACGCAGCATGATCTACGCGGTTCGTGATTTTGAACGCTTTCGGCGTTCCTTTATCGTCGATCTCTGCACCTCATACTTCAACCTACTCCGACAGCAGCAGTCCATCGAAAACTCCCAGCGACGCCTCGAAAACCTCGAACGTCTCTCGCGCCGCTTCAAAATGCTCGCCGAAAAAGGCCGCGAGCCATTCTTCCAATACGAACGTGCGCAAGGCCAAGTCCTCTCCGGCAAATCCTCACTCTCCAACGCCATCGACTCATACCAAAACGCGCTCGATAACTTCAAGATCACCATCGGCATGCCCACACAAGAAGCTGCTGTTATTGAGCCTGCTGAAATCGTTGTTCCTGAGCCCGCGCTAAAACCAATCGCTGCAATACAAGCAGCATACGAATACCGTCTCGATTTCCAAACTCAGCGTGACCGTGTCGATGATACTCGTCGTCGCCTCAAAAACACGAAAAACCGTCTTCTCCCCGACCTCAACCTGTCCGGCTCGGTTGGCCTCAACTCCGATCCAGATATCCGCAAAGCAGGTTTTCAGCTTGATGCCGGTGCATCCACTTATAATCTCGGTGCATCACTCGAAATACCCCTCGACCGTGTTTCTGAAACCGCCGACTACCGTTCAGCTCTCATCAACCTTGAACGTGCTGAACGCAACTTCCGTGTCCAGAAAGATCGCATCGCTCAGCAAGTCCGCTCTGCAATCCGCGACATCAAACAAGCACGTTTCAGCATCCAGCTTCAGGAACAGAACGTAAAGATCACCGAACGCCGTTTGACAGCCGTTCGTCTCCGCGAGCGAACACTAGGCCCACGTGAAGTGATCGACGTCCTCGATGAACTCAACGATGCCCGTGAAGAACGTGACCGCGCAATCACCAATCTCCGCACCTCGATCCTCTCATTCCTACTCACCACCGGTCAGATGCGCGTCTCACCTGAAGGTCGCTGGATCTCGCCCGGCCAACTCCGCTTCGACCCACAACTCCCACCGATCAAAGAAGAGCCGGAAGCTCCACCTGCAGACCTCGAAGCACCCGTCAACGACAACTTCGATCCCCAACTTCCTCCTTTTGAGGAAAACACAGATCAAACGGTATCGCCTCAAACCCCGTCATAA